Genomic segment of bacterium:
GTGCGTCGCGGGCGTGCCTTGCACCCACATCACCAAGGAAACAACAACATGGCCGGACCCGAGGGAGACCGAATCCTCCACGTCAACATGACGGACCAGACGACGTCCTTCGAGGACTTCCCCGCCGAGTGGAAGCTGCTCGGCGGTCGCGGTCTCTCCGCGAAGATCCTGACCCGCGACTGCGACCCGACCTGTGATCCCCTCGGTCCGGACAACGTCCTCGTGATGGCGCCGGGCGTCCTCTCGGGCACGACCGCCCCGACCTCCGGCCGGATCTCGATCGGCTGCAAGAGCCCGCTCACCGGCGGCATCAAAGAGGCCAACGCCGGCGGCAACCCCGGCCAGCACCTGATGAAGCTCGGCATCCGCGCGGTCGTCGTGAAGGGCCAGCCCGCCGATGCGGACAAGCGCTACGGCCTGCGGATCGACGAGGGCGAGGTTTCCGTCGTCTCCGCCGACGACTACAAGGGAATGTGGAACTACGCGTCCTGCGACAAGCTCTTCGAGGGCGAGAGCAAGAACGCGAGCGCGATCTCGATCGGCCCGGCCGGCGAGCTCCAGCTCGCGGGCGCTTCGGTCGCCTGCACCGATCAGGACCAGGAGCGCCGCCCGGCGCGTCACGCCGCCCGCGGTGGCGTCGGTGCCGTGATGGGGAGCAAGGGCCTCAAGTGGGTGCTGGTCGATCCCGGCAAGGCGAAGACCCGTCAGCCTGCCAGCAAGGACTTCAACAAGCAGAACAAGACCTACTCCCAGGAGTACCTGGACGGTCCGCAGATGTTCAAGTTCGGTACGTCCTCGGTCGTCCCGATGGCGAACATGCTGAACACGTTCGTCTACAAGAACCGCACCGCCGGCCAGAGCCCCGACGTCGAGACCCTCGACGGCGCGCGGATCGTCGAGAGCTTCGAGACTCGCGGCGGCGGCATGCACAACTGCATGACGGGCTGCATCGTGAAGTGCTCGAACATCGTCCACGACCGGGACGGCAACTACAAGACGAGCGCGCTCGAGTTCGAGACGCTGACGCTGCTGGGTGCCTCCTGCGCGATCAAGACCTTCGAAGAGGTCGCCGAGCTCGACCGGCTCTGTGACGAGGTCGGCCTCGACACGATCGAGACCGGGGGCGCGATCGCGATCCTGATGGACGCGGGCCAGATGGAGTGGGGCGACTCGGACGCCGCGATCCAGCTGCTCAAGGACATCGCAGAGGGCACCGACCGCGGCAAGATGATCGGTAACGGCGCCGTCGCGACGGGCAAGGGCACGGGCCACAAGCGCGTCCCGCACGGTCGCGGTCAGGCGATCCCGGCCTGGGACCCGCGTCCGCTCAAGGCGACCGGCGTGACCTACGCCGCGGGCCCGATGGGAGCGGATCACACGGCCGGCCTGGTCGTGAACCCCGGCCTCGGTCCGGACGAGTACGCCCAGGCCTCGCAGGAGTGCCAGATCGTGAACATGGTCTGCGACTCCTCGGGCTTCTGTCAGTTCATCTCGCCGACGCTCACGCTCATGGCCAACTACTACTCGCTGCTCTACGGCGAGGACGTGACGCCGGAGCAGCTCGGTGATCAGGGCTGGGAGTGCCTCGAAGACGAGTGGAAGTTCAACGCCGCCGCGGGCTGGAAGGACGAGGACAACGGCCTCTCCGAATGCCTGGTGGAGGAGGGCATCGGCCCGGACAACGCGATGAAGTTCGATGTGTCCCTGGACATCATCAACCAGTCGAAGGTCCGCTTCGCGCCGCGCCCGGAGCTCTACACCGCCCGCGCGTCTGGTTAGTCGCCTGCGGGCGCTCGGCTGCTCATTCGCCTGCGGGCGCTCGGCTAATCATTCGCCTGCGGGCGCTCGGCGACGGGGGCTCGCGGTCTAACGAAGGCTCGTGATGGGCAGGGGGTGATGCTCCCTGCCCGTCTTCCGTTCTGGATGGCGGATTCGAGGTTCCTCCGGTGAAGCACGACGTTCGCATGCGCGGGTTCGCGGAACGGGTCGACGTGGAAGTGGTCGAGGCGTTCCTGGCGGAACACGCGCGCGCGCTCGAAGGCGAGCCGGTCGCGCTGCTCGACTGCGTCGGCCGGGTCCTCGCCGAGGACGTGACCGCCGAGGTCGACGTGCCGGGCTTCCCGCGATCGGCGATGGACGGCTACGCGATCCGAGGGGAGGAGAGCTTTGGCGCCTCGGACTACGACGCGATCCGCCTCGAAGTCGTCGGTCTCTCGTTGCCCGGAAACCCGTTCGAGTCGACCCTGCAGGCCGGGCAAGCGGTGCGCATCATGACCGGAGCGCCGATTCCCGACGGCGCCGACGCGGTCGTGAAGGCCGAGGTCTGCGAAGAAGCGGACGGCGTGGTCTCGATCTCCGAAGCGGTCGCGCCGCGCAAGAACGTCGGCGCGATCGGAGAGGACATCGCGAAGGGCGATCCGGTCCTCGCGGCGGGGCGCCGGCTGCGTCCCCAGGACGCGGGCTTGCTTTCTTCGATCGGCCGGGCGGAGGTCTCGTGTGTGCGGCGCCCGCGCGTGCGGCTGGTCGTGACCGGCGACGAGCTGCTGCCCGCCGGCTCCGTTCCCGCCGGCTCGCAGATCGTCGACAGCAACTCCGTGGTCCTGCGCGGCCTGGTCGCGCGGGACGGGGGCGACTCGCTTCCGTTCGAGATCCTGCCGGACGTGCCCGAGAAGATCCGCGAGGCGATGGCGAGCGAAGACGCCGACGTGGTCCTCGTCTCCGGGGGGACGTCCGTCGGCCAGGAGGACCACGCGCCTCGCCTCCTCTCCGAACTCGGGGAGCTCACCTATCACGGCATCTCCATGCGTCCGTCGAGCCCGACCGGGGTCGGACGGATCGGCGACCGCTTCGTATTCCTGCTGCCCGGCAACCCGGTCAGCTGTCTCGCGGCCTACGAGTTCTTCGCGGGGCCGACCCTCCGCGCCCTCGGAGGCCGGGCGCGTGCGTGGCCCCATCGACGCGTGACGCTGCCCCTCGCCCGCAAGATCGTTTCCGAGGTCGGGCGAACGGACTACGTGCGCGTGGCGATCGAAGACGGACAGGCGACGCCGCTCGCGACCGCCGGCGCTTCGATCCTCTCCTCGACGGTGCGTGCCGCGGGCGCCGTCGTCGTGCCTCGGGAGCTCGAAGGGATGCGCGAAGGGGCGAGCGTCGAGGTCCTGCTCTACGACGACGAGGTGCCCTCCGCATGAGTCGTCCCCAGCAGCAGTTCCTCGAGGTCCTCGATCGGGACGAAGCGGAGGCACGTTGGCGCAAAGTGGTGGGCGGGGCCGCGCTCGGGAGCGAGACGATCACCCTCGAGAACGCCCTCGGACGCGTGCTCGCCGAAGACGTCCGGGCCGGCGTCGACGTTCCGGGCTTCGACCGCTCGAACATGGACGGCTTCGCGATTCGCGCCGCGGACACCTTCGGCGTCGCCGAGGAAGAGCCGGTTCGTCTCCGGCTGAACGACGAAGTGCTGGCGACCGGAATCGAGCCTGCGATCGAGGTGACCGAAGGCACGGCCACGACCATCGCGACCGGCGGCATGCTTCCTCGGGGCGCGGACGCCGTGGCGCCGATCGAGGTCACCGACGTCGACCCCGACGATCCGGCCTTCGTCCTCGTCCGCGCTCCGCGGGTGCCGGGCGCGGCGGTCAGCTTCGCCGGGACCGACATGGGTCGCGGCGAGACGGTGCTCTTCGCCGGTACGAAGCTCACCTCGCGCGAGACCGGTGTCCTCGCGGCGATCGGATGCGAGCGGCTCGAGGTCGTGCGGCGGCCGAGGGTCGCGATCCTCTCGACCGGGGACGAAATCGTGCAGCCCGGCGAGGCGATGCGGCCCGGGCTCGTGTACGACAGCAACGGGCGGATCCTGGCCGACGCGGTGCAGGAGCTGGGCGGTGATCCGGTTTTCTACGGGGCGTTTCGCGACGATCTCGAAGCGCTCCGCAAGGCGATGCGCGAAGCGCTGGCGGACGCGGACATGGTCCTGCTCTCCGGCGGCACGTCGAAAGGCGAAGGGGATCTGAACGCCGTCGTCGTCGGCGAGCTCGAGCCCGGGATCCTCGTCCACGGCGTTGCGCTCAAGCCGGGCAAGCCGATCTGTCTCGCGGCCCAGGGCGACACGCCCGTCGTGATCCTGCCGGGCTTCCCGACGAGCGCGATCTTCACCTTTCACGAGTTCGTGGCGCCGCTCGTCCGCGACCTCGCCGGCCAGCCGTCCGAGGGTCGTGAAACCCGTTCGGCGCGGCTCGCGATCAAGACCCAGAGCGAGCGCGGGCGACTCGAGTATCTGCTCGTCGGGCTCGTCGGAGACGGCGAGGGGAGGCTCTCCGCCTATCCGATGGGCAAGGGAAGCGGAAGCGTGACGAGCTTCTCCCGCGCCGACGGTTTCGTACGGATCGGTCGGAACACCGAGCTCGTCGAGGCGGATACGCCCGTCGAGGTCACCCTGATCGGCCGCGACGTCGCGGTCGCCGACCTCGTCGTGATCGGGAGCCACTGCGCGGGCCTCGACCTGATCGCGAGCGAGCTCGCGGGTCACGGCTTCGGCGTGAAGCTTCTCGCGGTCGGTTCCCACGGCGGACTCGCCGCTGCGTCCCGGGGCGAGTGCGACCTCGCACCGATCCACCTGCTCGATCCCGAGACCGACCGCTACAACACGCCCTTCCTGAAGCCCGGCCTCGAGCTCGTTCGCGGCTACCGGCGCATGC
This window contains:
- a CDS encoding aldehyde ferredoxin oxidoreductase gives rise to the protein MAGPEGDRILHVNMTDQTTSFEDFPAEWKLLGGRGLSAKILTRDCDPTCDPLGPDNVLVMAPGVLSGTTAPTSGRISIGCKSPLTGGIKEANAGGNPGQHLMKLGIRAVVVKGQPADADKRYGLRIDEGEVSVVSADDYKGMWNYASCDKLFEGESKNASAISIGPAGELQLAGASVACTDQDQERRPARHAARGGVGAVMGSKGLKWVLVDPGKAKTRQPASKDFNKQNKTYSQEYLDGPQMFKFGTSSVVPMANMLNTFVYKNRTAGQSPDVETLDGARIVESFETRGGGMHNCMTGCIVKCSNIVHDRDGNYKTSALEFETLTLLGASCAIKTFEEVAELDRLCDEVGLDTIETGGAIAILMDAGQMEWGDSDAAIQLLKDIAEGTDRGKMIGNGAVATGKGTGHKRVPHGRGQAIPAWDPRPLKATGVTYAAGPMGADHTAGLVVNPGLGPDEYAQASQECQIVNMVCDSSGFCQFISPTLTLMANYYSLLYGEDVTPEQLGDQGWECLEDEWKFNAAAGWKDEDNGLSECLVEEGIGPDNAMKFDVSLDIINQSKVRFAPRPELYTARASG
- a CDS encoding molybdopterin biosynthesis protein; this encodes MSRPQQQFLEVLDRDEAEARWRKVVGGAALGSETITLENALGRVLAEDVRAGVDVPGFDRSNMDGFAIRAADTFGVAEEEPVRLRLNDEVLATGIEPAIEVTEGTATTIATGGMLPRGADAVAPIEVTDVDPDDPAFVLVRAPRVPGAAVSFAGTDMGRGETVLFAGTKLTSRETGVLAAIGCERLEVVRRPRVAILSTGDEIVQPGEAMRPGLVYDSNGRILADAVQELGGDPVFYGAFRDDLEALRKAMREALADADMVLLSGGTSKGEGDLNAVVVGELEPGILVHGVALKPGKPICLAAQGDTPVVILPGFPTSAIFTFHEFVAPLVRDLAGQPSEGRETRSARLAIKTQSERGRLEYLLVGLVGDGEGRLSAYPMGKGSGSVTSFSRADGFVRIGRNTELVEADTPVEVTLIGRDVAVADLVVIGSHCAGLDLIASELAGHGFGVKLLAVGSHGGLAAASRGECDLAPIHLLDPETDRYNTPFLKPGLELVRGYRRMQGIATRLEETRGIEELLEDPTVRMVNRNRGAGTRVLIDRLLGDRRPPGYPYEPRSHYAVAAAIAQGRADWGVTIESVARDAGLRFVPLQAEEYDFVVPASRFDRPAVRLLREILSDPEAPLRSALADQGFVVAG
- a CDS encoding molybdopterin molybdotransferase MoeA → MKHDVRMRGFAERVDVEVVEAFLAEHARALEGEPVALLDCVGRVLAEDVTAEVDVPGFPRSAMDGYAIRGEESFGASDYDAIRLEVVGLSLPGNPFESTLQAGQAVRIMTGAPIPDGADAVVKAEVCEEADGVVSISEAVAPRKNVGAIGEDIAKGDPVLAAGRRLRPQDAGLLSSIGRAEVSCVRRPRVRLVVTGDELLPAGSVPAGSQIVDSNSVVLRGLVARDGGDSLPFEILPDVPEKIREAMASEDADVVLVSGGTSVGQEDHAPRLLSELGELTYHGISMRPSSPTGVGRIGDRFVFLLPGNPVSCLAAYEFFAGPTLRALGGRARAWPHRRVTLPLARKIVSEVGRTDYVRVAIEDGQATPLATAGASILSSTVRAAGAVVVPRELEGMREGASVEVLLYDDEVPSA